In a single window of the Cucumis melo cultivar AY chromosome 11, USDA_Cmelo_AY_1.0, whole genome shotgun sequence genome:
- the LOC127143837 gene encoding uncharacterized protein LOC127143837: MSYRRSNFMETDDMFLQFEDDLDNNIAGGSSSVGDHTESSSQQATPTPRRRAQSRLLELERHVAINGRIPMTIAPGAEKPISPHAVRFSQAIGVCVRKTFPVRCLKWADVGREYIEVVKGDLQRLFVLDFNDQAMNRFVEHQMLTTFKEFRVDCHRHFKKYSDPEEARANLPNALVGRDEDWHFLCDHYISRAFQEQSRTNKAARQKQPHNHSSGSKSFLQRQYELAERKGKPVDRVKLFRETHVRAGTFVSQAAEDAHPTPEGSQPLSEDEICDQVLGRRPGYSKGLGWGPKPKARRTASASSSSTSCSQFTEKEIELQAKLQEALERIEVQDRNHQALASQVESMKKMIEEFTRAQQGPPHDP, from the exons atgtcatatcgacgatcaaattttatggagacggacgatatgttcctccagtttgaggacgatttagataataacatcgcgggagggtcatcatctgtgggcgaccatacgg agtcttcttctcaacaagcgactccgactcctaggagacgtgcgcagtctcgactcttggagttagagcgccacgttgcaataaatgggcgcattccgatgacgatcgcccctggagcggagaagcctatttctccacacgccgttcgcttcagccaggcgataggcgtgtgcgtgcgaaagacatttcccgtccgctgtcttaagtgggcggacgttgggagagaatacattgaggtcgtcaagggcgacctccaa cgattgtttgtgcttgatttcaatgatcaagcgatgaacaggtttgttgagcatcagatgctcacgacctttaaagagttccgggtcgactgtcatagacatttcaaaaaatacagcgacccggaggaggctcgtgccaacctaccaaacgcattggttggacgtgatgaggattggcacttcctctgcgaccattatatcagtcgtgcattccag gagcaatcacggacgaacaaggctgctagacagaagcagcctcacaatcatagtagcgggtccaaatcgtttctacaacgacagtatgagctcgctgaaagaaaagggaagccggtcgatcgtgtgaAATTGTttcgggaaacacacgttcgagctgggacattcgtgtcgcaggccgccgaggatgcgcat cctaccccagagggtagtcagccactctctgaggatgagatatgcgatcaggtgttgggtagacgaccaggctactcaaaaggccttggttggggacccaagccgaaggcccgcagaacggcgagtgcaagcagttcgtcgacatcttgttcgcagttcacagaaaaagagattgaattacaagctaaacttcaagaagctttggaacggattgaagtacaagatagaaatcaccaagcattagcttcacaagtggaaagtatgaaaaagatgatagaagaattTACCCGTGCAcaacaaggaccaccacatgatccctag